One Acidobacteriota bacterium genomic region harbors:
- a CDS encoding TIGR02587 family membrane protein → MGTAEASSKSVSDSLKEYGRGISGGLLFSVPLLYTMEVWWLGFLSSPARLLGFLAVTLLLLLGYNRFSGFREDASWLEVLTDSIDSLGIGLLTAAAVLAILGRITTGMPLEIVIGKIAIEAGVVAVGISIGTAQLGSESSDDGSAKEGRDSGKSGDSDKRRHSSAAFDEVVIGLFGGVAFAANVAPTEEIVLIASEISFPKVLLLAVFSFAVAAVILHYSEFKGSHKLANAETPWHVAGGAAATYAVSLVTSATILWFVGRFDGAPTSLIMAQTVVLGFPTVLGASAARLLLQAR, encoded by the coding sequence ATGGGAACCGCGGAGGCGTCGAGTAAGTCCGTTTCCGACTCGCTCAAAGAGTACGGCCGCGGTATATCGGGCGGTCTTCTTTTCAGCGTTCCGCTCCTCTACACAATGGAGGTCTGGTGGCTCGGGTTCCTCTCTTCCCCTGCCAGGCTGCTCGGTTTTCTGGCCGTTACGCTTCTGCTGCTGCTCGGATACAACCGGTTTTCGGGATTTCGCGAGGATGCCAGCTGGCTCGAGGTCCTCACGGACTCGATCGACTCGCTCGGGATCGGCCTCCTCACTGCCGCGGCAGTCCTGGCGATCCTCGGCCGCATCACGACCGGCATGCCTCTCGAGATTGTAATTGGAAAGATCGCGATCGAGGCGGGAGTGGTTGCGGTCGGCATCTCGATCGGCACGGCGCAACTCGGCTCGGAGAGCTCCGACGACGGCTCCGCGAAGGAAGGCCGTGATTCCGGCAAATCGGGCGATTCCGACAAACGGCGACACTCCAGCGCCGCCTTCGACGAGGTCGTGATCGGCCTGTTCGGCGGTGTGGCCTTTGCCGCCAACGTCGCCCCGACCGAAGAGATCGTTCTGATCGCATCCGAGATTTCCTTTCCGAAGGTCCTGTTGCTCGCGGTGTTCTCATTCGCGGTCGCCGCAGTCATTCTTCACTACAGCGAATTCAAGGGCTCGCATAAGCTCGCGAACGCGGAGACGCCCTGGCACGTCGCAGGAGGAGCTGCGGCAACCTACGCCGTATCGCTCGTCACATCAGCTACCATTCTCTGGTTCGTCGGCCGTTTCGATGGCGCTCCGACCTCGCTGATCATGGCCCAGACGGTCGTTCTGGGATTCCCGACGGTTCTCGGCGCCTCGGCGGCGAGACTGCTTCTGCAGGCACGATGA
- a CDS encoding sulfatase-like hydrolase/transferase, with the protein MAGRKPTRRRGKESRAQPDSPRRVRTAIRLSLVALLMVLVVGAGLVMRSRTGDQPPDVILITVDTLRADALGYAGNSEVQTPFIDRLAGEGTVFENAYAHNVVTLPSHANMLTGLYPYQHGVRDNAGFRLDPGHETIAAMLLEKGYVSGAFVAAFPLDARYGLNQGFETYDDQYREGSFAHQFVMAQRSAEEVLRPAISWFEAKKGQPRFLWIHLYEPHAPYQPPSPFAEQYASNPYLGEVAAVDHYLQGYLGPILEQQKNLLLIFTSDHGEALGEHGELTHGLFAYEPTLKVPLLIRDGDRLRGRRDARLARHIDLVPTILDRVGLPLPDGLPGRSLLQPEGSEKSYFEALTASFNRGWAPLIGMISGSHKYIDLPLPELYDLENDPREENNLVAGERRVTAALRESLREAAPERAAERNVSADETAQLLSLGYITGTAAKKSYTAEDDPKNLIHLDRQMQEAIALYHEGALDEAIVLAERVLAERPDMEYARELHAFVLQQVEKPALAIDSLREALRINPGSDGVRRRLGLLLSENGHAAEAVEVLRNVSRDDDPELLNAYGIALADLGNVAEAVRQFERALERDATNATAYQNLGIVALRAQEHERARKYLLEALHLNDRLPLTLNALGVLYAQQGDARRAIEAWSKAVAVNPQQYDALFNLSVTAGRIGEWEIARESLTRFIRTAPPERYARDLDAARAMLREVERRRAGG; encoded by the coding sequence ATGGCCGGACGAAAGCCGACCAGGAGAAGGGGGAAGGAGTCCCGAGCGCAGCCGGACTCGCCGCGCCGGGTCCGTACCGCGATCCGATTGTCGCTGGTCGCGCTCCTGATGGTCCTGGTCGTCGGCGCCGGGCTGGTGATGCGGTCCAGGACGGGGGACCAGCCGCCGGACGTGATTCTGATCACGGTCGACACGCTGCGCGCGGACGCACTCGGGTATGCAGGGAATTCCGAGGTGCAGACCCCATTCATCGACCGTCTCGCCGGGGAGGGAACGGTTTTCGAAAACGCTTACGCCCACAACGTGGTGACCCTTCCTTCGCATGCGAATATGCTCACGGGGCTGTATCCGTATCAGCACGGCGTCCGCGACAACGCTGGATTCAGGCTCGATCCGGGGCACGAGACGATCGCGGCCATGCTCCTCGAGAAGGGCTATGTCTCCGGGGCCTTCGTCGCCGCATTCCCACTCGACGCCCGTTACGGATTGAATCAGGGGTTCGAGACCTACGACGACCAGTACCGAGAAGGCTCTTTCGCGCACCAGTTCGTGATGGCGCAGCGGAGTGCGGAAGAAGTGCTCCGACCGGCGATATCGTGGTTCGAGGCGAAGAAGGGGCAGCCGCGTTTTCTCTGGATCCATCTCTACGAACCGCACGCGCCCTACCAGCCACCCAGTCCGTTCGCCGAGCAGTACGCATCCAACCCGTATCTCGGTGAAGTTGCGGCCGTGGACCATTACCTGCAGGGCTACCTCGGCCCGATTCTGGAACAGCAGAAGAATCTGCTGCTGATCTTCACCTCCGATCACGGGGAGGCGCTGGGTGAGCACGGAGAGCTCACCCACGGCCTGTTCGCGTACGAGCCGACGCTGAAGGTGCCGCTCCTGATCCGTGACGGCGACAGATTGCGGGGGCGGCGGGACGCACGACTGGCGAGGCACATCGATCTCGTGCCGACCATCCTGGATCGTGTCGGGCTCCCTCTGCCGGACGGACTTCCCGGACGGTCTCTGCTGCAGCCGGAGGGGAGCGAAAAGAGCTACTTTGAAGCGCTCACGGCATCATTCAATCGCGGCTGGGCACCACTGATCGGGATGATCTCCGGCAGCCACAAGTACATCGATCTTCCCCTGCCTGAGCTGTACGACCTGGAAAACGATCCCCGCGAGGAGAACAATCTGGTTGCCGGGGAACGCCGCGTGACGGCGGCGCTTCGTGAATCTCTTCGCGAGGCGGCACCCGAGCGAGCTGCCGAGAGGAATGTCTCGGCGGACGAGACTGCGCAACTGCTCAGTCTGGGCTACATCACGGGAACTGCCGCGAAGAAGAGTTACACGGCCGAGGACGATCCGAAGAACCTGATTCACCTCGATCGCCAGATGCAGGAGGCGATCGCGCTGTACCACGAGGGGGCCCTCGACGAGGCGATTGTACTGGCGGAGAGGGTTCTCGCCGAAAGGCCGGACATGGAGTATGCGCGGGAGCTGCACGCCTTCGTACTGCAGCAGGTCGAAAAGCCGGCTCTGGCGATCGACTCGCTGCGTGAAGCACTCCGGATCAATCCCGGCTCCGATGGAGTCCGCCGACGACTCGGACTGCTTCTGAGCGAGAACGGGCACGCCGCCGAGGCCGTCGAAGTGCTGCGCAACGTCAGCCGTGACGATGATCCGGAACTGCTCAACGCCTACGGTATCGCGCTCGCGGATCTCGGAAACGTCGCGGAAGCGGTGCGGCAGTTCGAGCGGGCGCTGGAGAGGGATGCTACCAACGCCACGGCCTACCAGAATCTGGGAATCGTGGCGCTGCGAGCTCAGGAGCACGAGCGTGCACGGAAATACCTGCTCGAGGCGCTCCACCTGAACGATCGCCTCCCGCTGACGCTCAATGCCCTTGGAGTCCTCTATGCGCAGCAGGGTGACGCGCGCCGGGCGATCGAGGCATGGTCGAAGGCGGTCGCGGTGAATCCGCAGCAGTACGACGCGCTGTTCAATTTGTCGGTGACGGCGGGAAGAATCGGGGAGTGGGAGATTGCGCGGGAGTCGCTGACGCGGTTCATACGTACCGCACCGCCCGAACGTTATGCGAGGGATCTGGACGCCGCGCGGGCGATGTTGCGCGAGGTCGAGCGGCGGAGGGCGGGGGGCTAG
- a CDS encoding VWA domain-containing protein, whose protein sequence is MKTRIAAALIFSLTFFSTFVSAQDDARVDETLQVNLVEIPVNVFDSAGNPIRGLKPENFEVYDEGKRRKITHFQEIDLANLSTDAPERLAPAARRNFLIAFDLSNSSPKGLIRARAAAEDFVRNALGERDLVSVAVYSVEEGFRILTAFTTDRELVQSAIRMLEDQKFLQTRDPLLLAGSVDPGMVRSSIAPGDSELDRELQEITGLIASRMEGDRHRYEKVRIEKQLRTFGIVARSLDAVRGRKQVILLTEGFDGRAIHGRETENIYEREDRNLARLRGEIWRFDMDEEFGSVATQSELNAMAHLFRRSDVVLHTIDIAGIRSPTDARAGSHLSSNESLFLLSSPTGGEVFKNSNDFADAFARMLKQQEVVYVLGFQTQPSGNPGKFRDLKVKVRVVGYSGLHVSHRAGYYEPRQQMMAVEQILSATDILMNDIPFEEIPTSILVTPLPQKDRDAEVPVVVEISGDGLTSMVPGDVANGELFIYAFDDSGTVRDHLFQIFSLDLSRVGHVLKDSGLKYYGILSLPPGDYTVKTLVRVAESGLKGFTRARIHVPEYGEQAILPPLMFEDPGRWILLRGVSKAGGDIDYPFTLGQESFIPAARPVISGEEAQEFALFTYNFDPERLRLVASLNGPDGQPTNAGLTLVGRTEATGDGLIKLLLRLDPSDLAPGDYRMDVRVPPGEGMRPQEVSIDLHIRP, encoded by the coding sequence ATGAAAACCAGAATCGCAGCGGCACTGATCTTTTCTCTCACGTTTTTTTCAACTTTCGTCTCGGCGCAGGACGACGCCCGGGTCGACGAGACACTCCAGGTGAACCTGGTCGAGATTCCGGTCAACGTGTTCGACAGCGCCGGAAACCCGATCCGAGGGCTGAAGCCGGAGAACTTCGAAGTTTACGATGAGGGGAAGCGGAGGAAAATCACGCACTTCCAGGAGATTGATCTCGCGAACCTCTCGACCGATGCACCGGAGCGTTTGGCCCCCGCGGCGCGCCGAAACTTCCTGATCGCGTTCGATCTGTCGAACTCGTCGCCGAAAGGGTTGATTCGCGCGCGAGCCGCTGCAGAGGATTTCGTTCGGAATGCACTGGGAGAGAGGGATCTGGTGTCGGTCGCGGTGTACTCGGTGGAGGAAGGATTCCGCATTCTCACGGCGTTCACGACCGACCGGGAACTGGTGCAAAGCGCCATTAGAATGCTCGAGGATCAGAAGTTTCTTCAGACGCGGGATCCGCTGCTTCTCGCGGGCAGCGTCGACCCCGGCATGGTCAGGAGCAGCATCGCCCCGGGTGACAGTGAGCTCGACCGGGAGCTCCAGGAGATCACCGGTCTGATCGCCAGCCGTATGGAGGGCGACCGTCACCGCTACGAGAAGGTACGGATCGAGAAGCAGCTTCGAACCTTCGGGATCGTCGCGCGCTCTCTCGATGCAGTCCGGGGACGCAAACAGGTCATTCTTCTGACCGAAGGCTTTGACGGCCGGGCGATTCACGGGCGGGAAACGGAGAATATTTACGAACGGGAGGATCGGAATCTTGCGCGGCTCCGGGGCGAGATCTGGCGCTTCGACATGGATGAGGAGTTCGGCAGCGTCGCGACTCAGTCGGAGCTCAATGCGATGGCACACCTTTTCCGGAGATCGGACGTGGTGCTACACACCATCGACATCGCCGGCATCCGCAGTCCTACCGACGCGCGTGCCGGATCTCATCTCTCCTCGAACGAGTCCCTCTTTCTGCTGAGCAGTCCAACGGGCGGGGAGGTCTTCAAGAACAGCAATGACTTCGCCGATGCGTTTGCACGGATGCTCAAGCAGCAGGAGGTCGTCTACGTTCTGGGATTTCAGACGCAGCCATCAGGGAATCCCGGAAAGTTTCGCGATCTGAAGGTCAAGGTTCGGGTCGTGGGGTACTCGGGTCTTCATGTCTCCCACCGCGCGGGCTATTACGAGCCGCGACAGCAGATGATGGCGGTCGAGCAGATCCTCAGCGCGACCGACATCCTGATGAACGACATCCCGTTCGAAGAGATCCCGACGAGCATTCTGGTGACGCCGCTTCCGCAAAAGGATCGAGACGCGGAAGTCCCGGTCGTGGTGGAGATCTCGGGGGATGGTCTGACCAGTATGGTTCCCGGCGACGTGGCGAATGGAGAGCTGTTCATCTATGCATTCGACGACTCCGGTACGGTCCGGGACCACCTGTTCCAGATATTCTCTCTCGATCTGTCGAGGGTCGGCCACGTCCTGAAGGACAGTGGTCTCAAATATTACGGGATTCTGAGCCTTCCCCCCGGCGATTACACGGTGAAGACTCTGGTCCGTGTCGCGGAATCGGGGCTGAAGGGATTCACCCGGGCGCGCATCCACGTTCCCGAGTACGGCGAACAGGCGATTCTGCCTCCCCTGATGTTCGAGGACCCGGGGAGGTGGATCCTGCTGCGGGGCGTTTCCAAGGCGGGTGGCGACATCGACTATCCGTTCACTCTCGGTCAGGAAAGTTTCATTCCGGCCGCCCGTCCCGTGATCTCCGGGGAGGAGGCACAGGAGTTTGCACTCTTCACCTACAACTTCGACCCGGAGCGCCTGCGACTGGTGGCCAGCCTCAACGGACCCGATGGACAGCCGACGAATGCGGGGCTGACGCTGGTCGGACGTACCGAAGCTACGGGCGATGGCCTCATCAAACTACTGCTCCGACTCGACCCCTCGGATCTCGCACCGGGGGATTACCGGATGGATGTGCGGGTGCCGCCGGGGGAGGGTATGCGGCCGCAGGAAGTGTCGATCGATCTGCACATCAGACCCTGA